The Pseudomonas sp. IB20 region CAACGAGGAGTGTTCATGCTAACCCAGGAAGAGGATCAGCAGCTGGTCGAGCGCGTTCAACGCGGCGACAAGCGAGCATTTGATCTGCTAGTGCTGAAATACCAGCACAAAATTCTCGGGTTGATCGTGCGGTTTGTGCACGACACCCATGAAGCGCAGGACGTTGCACAGGAAGCCTTTATCAAGGCGTACCGTGCACTTGGTAACTTTCGCGGTGATAGTGCGTTTTACACGTGGCTATATCGCATCGCCATCAACACGGCGAAGAACTATCTGGTGTCTCGCGGCCGCCGCCCACCGGATAGCGATGTAAGTTCAGAAGATGCAGAATTTTATGATGGTGATCACGGCCTCAAAGATCTCGAGTCGCCGGAGCGTGCTTTGCTGCGCGACGAGATCGAAGGCACCGTTCATCGCACAATTCAGCAACTTCCAGAAGATTTACGTACGGCGTTAACTTTACGTGAATTCGATGGTCTGAGTTACGAAGACATTGCGAGCGTCATGCAGTGTCCGGTGGGGACTGTAAGGTCACGGATTTTCCGGGCCCGGGAAGCCATCGATAAAGCCTTGCAACCGTTGTTGCAGGAAAACTAAAGACAGCGGCGACAGCCAAGAGAGGAACCGCCATGAGTCGTGATGCCCTGCAGGAATCGCTGTCCGCAGTGATGGATAACGAAGCGGATGAACTGGAACTTCGTCGAGTGCTTAACGCATTTGATGATGCCGAAACCCGTGATACCTGGTCTCGTTACCAAGTCGCTCGGGCGGTGATGCACAAGGATCTTTTAATCCCTCGTCTGGATATTGCTGCGGCCGTTTCTGCTGCGCTGGCTGATGAAGCCGTTCCGGCAAAAGCTGCTCGTGGTCCATGGCGTAGCCTGGGTCGTCTGGCAGTCGCTGCTTCGGTAACCGTTGCTGTGCTGGCCGGTGTTCGCCTGTACAATCAGGACGAAATCGCGGGTGCCGAGCTGGCCCAACAGACTCAGCAACCGGTAATGGCCGGTCCGCAAGTTAAAGGCCCAGCCGTACTGGCCGGCTACAAGGAAAGCTCCGATGCCACCGGCCCTATGGCTAACGGTGTACTTCAAGGGCAATCCGGCTGGCAGGATCAGCGTCTTCCAGGTTACCTGCGCCAACACGCACAGGAATCGGCCTTGAAAGGGACTGAAAGCGCTCTGCCATACGCTCGTGCAGCAAGTCTGGAAAACCGCTAAACCGCTAAGGGGCTCTATGCGCGCCATACCGCTCCTTACGCTTTTGCTCAGTGGCTGGTTTGCACTCCCCGCCCATGCCGATGAAGCCCAAGACTGGCTTACTCGACTTGGGCGTGCAGAGCAGCAGCAAAGCTTTCAAGGTACGTTTGTCTACGAACGTAATGGCAGTTTTTCTACCCATGACATCTGGCATCGTGTCCAGGATGGTCAGGTCCGAGAGCGGCTTTTGCAGCTCGATGGGTCGGCCCAGGAAGTCGTGCGCGTAGATGGCCGCACGCAATGTGTCAGTGGCACGTTGGTCGCAGGCCTTGGTAATTCCCCTGATGCGCCGTCGCGCGCACTTGACCCGCAAAAACTCACTCAATTCTATGAACTGGCCGTCATTGGCAAATCGCGCGTGGCCGGTCGTAATGCGGTGATTGTGGCGATCACGCCGCGTGACCAGTACAGGTATGGCTTTGAGTTGCACCTGGATCGTGAAACCGCGCTGCCGCTCAAATCCTTGTTGCTCAATGATCAGGGCCAGCTGTTGGAGCGTTTCCAGTTCACGCGACTGAACACTTCGCCGTCCCCCTCCGATCGTGACTTGCAGCCCACTAGCGAGTGCGCGCCTTTAGCCACCTCCAAGAACAAAGCGCCTGAAGTGCCCGCCACCCATGCGTGGCACCTGGATTGGTTGCCTCCTGGCTTCCAGCTCACTAGCAGCATTGCGCGTAGAGATACCCAGACCCAATCTACCGTCGACAGCCTGATGTATGACGACGGGCTTGCACGTTTTTCTGTGTTTCTCGAGTCAACCGACGGCGCGAGCGTAAGTGAAACGCGCACCCAGCTAGGCCCAACCGTTGCTGTATCCCGTCGCCTGAACACAGTCGATGGCGAAGTAGTGGTGACGGTCGTCGGCGAAATCCCCATCGGCACCGCCGAGCGCATTACGCTGTCGGTACGTGGCGAAAAGACAGCCACCAAGCCGTGAATTGTTAATCCTATGTTCATCCTGGTCTTTCAATCTGCGCCTAAGCTTGGTTGGGTGCTGAGAGTATGAAATCTCTGGATCAGTATTTTCACTTGCAAAAAATCCCCATATTTTTTATAGGTCAGGGCTTGCCGGCCCTGGCCTTGTTTTGTTCGCGGAACAAAGATGTCGGTCGCAGTTTTCGGCGTTTCTTGAACCCTGTCGCTCAACCCTGCTCGTCGTAACGGGAGCTGTATGTCGATACCACGTTTGAAGTCTTACCTATCCATAGTCGCCACGGTGCTGGTGCTGGGTCAGGCCCTGCCCGCGCAAGCGGCCGAGCTGCCTGACTTCACCCAACTGGTGGAGCAGGCCTCGCCTGCCGTGGTGAACATCAGTACCACGCAAAAACTGCCGGATCGCAAGGTCTCGAACCAGCAGATGCCGGACCTTGAGGGCTTGCCGCCCATGCTGCGCGAGTTCTTCGAGCGCGGCATGCCGCAACCGCGCTCCCCTCGGGGCGGTGGAGGTCAGCGTGAAGCGCAGTCCTTGGGCTCGGGCTTCATCATTTCTCCGGACGGCTACATCCTGACTAACAACCACGTGATTGCCGACGCTGACGAGATCCTCGTTCGTCTGGCTGATCGCAGTGAGCTTAAAGCCAAGCTGGTTGGCACCGATCCGCGTTCCGACGTGGCCTTGTTGAAAATCGAAGGCAAAGATCTGCCGGTGCTGAAACTGGGTAAATCCCAGGACCTGAAAGCCGGGCAATGGGTAGTGGCGATCGGTTCACCGTTCGGCTTCGACCATACCGTCACCCAG contains the following coding sequences:
- the rpoE gene encoding RNA polymerase sigma factor RpoE; protein product: MLTQEEDQQLVERVQRGDKRAFDLLVLKYQHKILGLIVRFVHDTHEAQDVAQEAFIKAYRALGNFRGDSAFYTWLYRIAINTAKNYLVSRGRRPPDSDVSSEDAEFYDGDHGLKDLESPERALLRDEIEGTVHRTIQQLPEDLRTALTLREFDGLSYEDIASVMQCPVGTVRSRIFRAREAIDKALQPLLQEN
- a CDS encoding sigma-E factor negative regulatory protein is translated as MSRDALQESLSAVMDNEADELELRRVLNAFDDAETRDTWSRYQVARAVMHKDLLIPRLDIAAAVSAALADEAVPAKAARGPWRSLGRLAVAASVTVAVLAGVRLYNQDEIAGAELAQQTQQPVMAGPQVKGPAVLAGYKESSDATGPMANGVLQGQSGWQDQRLPGYLRQHAQESALKGTESALPYARAASLENR
- a CDS encoding MucB/RseB C-terminal domain-containing protein, which gives rise to MRAIPLLTLLLSGWFALPAHADEAQDWLTRLGRAEQQQSFQGTFVYERNGSFSTHDIWHRVQDGQVRERLLQLDGSAQEVVRVDGRTQCVSGTLVAGLGNSPDAPSRALDPQKLTQFYELAVIGKSRVAGRNAVIVAITPRDQYRYGFELHLDRETALPLKSLLLNDQGQLLERFQFTRLNTSPSPSDRDLQPTSECAPLATSKNKAPEVPATHAWHLDWLPPGFQLTSSIARRDTQTQSTVDSLMYDDGLARFSVFLESTDGASVSETRTQLGPTVAVSRRLNTVDGEVVVTVVGEIPIGTAERITLSVRGEKTATKP